From the Cupriavidus necator N-1 genome, one window contains:
- the upp gene encoding uracil phosphoribosyltransferase: MNDMSAVPAVDPLDADAAGLPGVLVVDHPLVQHKVTLVRSEETTTDNFRRLVREISQLLTYEATRDLAMETVAIRTPIAPMQSRVLSGKKLCLVSILRAGNGFIDGMLELLPAARVGHIGLYRDPETLEPIEYYFKMPEDIQERMVIVVDPMLATGNSAIAALNRLKEAGVTTMKYVCLIASRPGLRALRAAHPEVGIVTAAIDDTLNEHGYIVPGLGDAGDRLYGTR; this comes from the coding sequence ATGAACGACATGTCCGCTGTTCCCGCTGTTGACCCACTCGATGCCGATGCTGCCGGCCTGCCCGGCGTGCTGGTCGTCGACCACCCGCTGGTGCAGCACAAGGTCACCCTGGTGCGCAGCGAGGAGACCACCACCGACAACTTCCGCCGGCTGGTGCGCGAAATCAGCCAGTTGCTGACCTACGAAGCCACGCGCGACCTGGCCATGGAGACCGTCGCCATCCGCACGCCGATCGCGCCGATGCAGTCGCGGGTGCTGTCCGGCAAGAAGCTGTGCCTGGTGTCGATCCTGCGCGCGGGCAACGGCTTTATCGACGGCATGCTGGAACTGCTGCCGGCGGCGCGCGTCGGGCATATCGGCCTGTACCGCGACCCCGAGACGCTGGAGCCGATCGAGTACTACTTCAAGATGCCGGAAGACATCCAGGAGCGCATGGTGATCGTGGTGGACCCGATGCTAGCCACCGGCAACTCGGCCATCGCCGCGCTGAACCGCCTGAAAGAGGCCGGCGTCACCACCATGAAGTACGTGTGCCTGATCGCCTCGCGCCCCGGGCTGCGCGCGCTGCGTGCAGCGCACCCTGAGGTCGGCATCGTCACCGCGGCCATCGACGACACGCTCAACGAGCACGGGTATATCGTGCCCGGGCTGGGCGACGCCGGCGACCGCCTCTACGGCACGCGCTGA
- a CDS encoding URC4/urg3 family protein codes for MTMFPEDGKPGMDRQGTGNEMRPGAGWLSPVPEGHPASALLCAEAVRTHCAAVTEHVASGASELFTWHPDRVHAIADYVASTIRQRYPDLQVPYHSRWRHFESGAVDQRADRWQVLCERAALSGPEHREERARIGIDLVIPSVLLDAGAGPDWRYRDPASDLVLTRSEGLGVASFVLFARGGFSAAPGDPLRADAERLQRIDADSIAHAFQVAQHNPLVGLEGRAGLLRRLGEVMEATPALFGRPARLGNLYDYLKAHAVNGQLDAGFLLRTLLVGLGPVWPGRIIVEGVSLGDCWRHPAAPGGLVPFHKLTQWLTYSLLEPLEDAGLTVTGLDALTGLPEYRNGGLLYDFELMVPRDPGFAAVPHAVDEPVIVEWRALTVTGLDLVADGVRQALGLQEENFPLARVLEGGTWAAGRRIAAKRRPGGAPPFAIISDGTVF; via the coding sequence ATGACGATGTTTCCCGAGGATGGCAAGCCCGGCATGGACCGCCAGGGCACAGGTAACGAGATGCGGCCGGGTGCCGGCTGGCTGAGCCCGGTGCCGGAAGGGCATCCCGCCTCGGCGCTGCTGTGTGCCGAGGCGGTGCGCACGCATTGCGCGGCGGTCACCGAACACGTGGCCAGCGGCGCGTCCGAGCTTTTCACCTGGCATCCGGACCGCGTGCATGCAATTGCCGACTATGTCGCCAGCACCATCCGCCAGCGCTATCCGGACCTGCAGGTGCCGTACCACAGCCGCTGGCGCCATTTTGAAAGTGGCGCCGTCGACCAGCGCGCGGACCGCTGGCAGGTGTTGTGCGAGCGTGCCGCGCTGAGCGGGCCAGAGCACCGCGAGGAGCGCGCCCGCATCGGCATCGACCTGGTCATTCCAAGCGTACTGCTGGATGCCGGCGCCGGCCCGGACTGGCGTTACCGCGATCCGGCCAGCGACCTGGTGCTGACGCGCTCGGAAGGGCTGGGCGTGGCCAGCTTCGTCCTGTTCGCGCGCGGCGGCTTCTCGGCCGCGCCGGGCGATCCGCTGCGCGCGGACGCCGAGCGGCTGCAGCGCATCGATGCCGACAGCATCGCCCACGCCTTCCAGGTCGCGCAGCACAACCCGCTGGTGGGGCTGGAAGGCCGCGCCGGCCTGCTGCGCCGCCTGGGCGAGGTGATGGAGGCGACTCCGGCGCTGTTCGGCCGGCCGGCGCGGCTGGGCAACCTCTACGACTACCTGAAGGCGCATGCGGTCAACGGGCAGCTCGACGCCGGCTTCCTGCTGCGCACGCTGCTGGTCGGCCTGGGGCCGGTATGGCCGGGGCGGATCATTGTCGAAGGCGTTTCGCTGGGCGACTGCTGGCGGCATCCGGCCGCGCCGGGCGGGCTGGTACCGTTCCACAAGCTCACGCAATGGCTGACCTATTCACTGCTGGAGCCGCTGGAAGACGCCGGCCTGACCGTGACCGGGCTGGACGCGCTGACGGGCCTGCCCGAATACCGCAACGGCGGCCTGCTCTACGACTTCGAGCTGATGGTGCCGCGCGACCCCGGTTTTGCCGCCGTGCCGCATGCGGTGGATGAGCCCGTGATCGTCGAATGGCGCGCGCTGACAGTGACCGGCCTGGACCTGGTGGCCGACGGCGTGCGCCAGGCGCTTGGCTTGCAGGAAGAAAATTTCCCGCTGGCGCGCGTGCTGGAAGGCGGCACCTGGGCGGCGGGGCGCCGCATTGCCGCCAAGCGGCGCCCGGGTGGCGCGCCGCCGTTCGCCATCATCAGCGACGGCACCGTGTTCTGA
- a CDS encoding GTP cyclohydrolase II, translated as MSDHIVLTSHARRDKPAEPIHWGAPTAAERGPVIASLANPAQRNVIGTHAGAYAIYRALAVAAGALQRDHRTDLTDTAPAEAIGPHPQWGDPEKIVSLDPWGHLVSTVFADRIAAGVDIRPTIAVTRAHINMPELVSAIAAGRLKPDGDILHANGDVRVTKAAVDPVWYLPGLAARFGIKESVLRRSLFEQTGGMFPELVTRPDLKVFLPPIGGMTLYFFGDVSQLGKPETRVACRVHDECNGSDVFGSDICTCRPYLAHGIEVCIEMAQQGGVGLVVYNRKEGRALGEVTKFLVYNARKRQVGGDRAETYFARTECVAGVQDMRFQELMPDVFHWLGIRRIDRWASMSNMKHGALVAQGIEVVEQVAIPEALIPADARVEIDAKVAAGYFTHYTPPDANELALAKGRGLNE; from the coding sequence ATGTCCGACCATATCGTCCTCACCTCACACGCACGCCGCGACAAGCCGGCCGAGCCCATCCACTGGGGCGCCCCCACGGCGGCCGAGCGCGGGCCGGTCATCGCCAGCCTGGCGAATCCGGCACAGCGCAATGTGATCGGCACTCATGCTGGCGCCTACGCCATCTACCGGGCCCTGGCGGTTGCCGCGGGCGCTTTGCAGCGCGACCATCGCACCGACCTGACCGATACCGCGCCGGCGGAAGCCATTGGGCCGCATCCGCAATGGGGCGACCCGGAGAAAATTGTCTCGCTGGATCCCTGGGGCCACCTGGTTTCCACCGTCTTTGCCGACCGCATCGCGGCCGGCGTGGATATTCGCCCGACCATCGCCGTCACCCGTGCGCATATCAACATGCCGGAGCTGGTGTCGGCCATTGCGGCCGGCCGGCTCAAGCCCGACGGCGACATCCTCCATGCCAATGGCGACGTGCGGGTGACCAAGGCGGCGGTCGACCCGGTGTGGTACCTACCCGGGCTGGCGGCCCGTTTCGGCATCAAGGAAAGCGTGCTGCGCCGCAGCCTGTTCGAGCAGACCGGCGGCATGTTCCCGGAACTGGTGACGCGGCCGGACCTGAAGGTGTTCCTTCCGCCCATCGGCGGCATGACGCTGTACTTCTTCGGCGACGTCAGCCAGCTGGGCAAGCCCGAGACCCGCGTGGCGTGCCGCGTGCACGATGAATGCAACGGATCGGATGTGTTCGGGTCAGACATCTGTACCTGCCGGCCGTATCTGGCACATGGCATCGAGGTGTGCATCGAGATGGCGCAGCAGGGCGGTGTCGGGCTGGTGGTCTACAACCGCAAGGAGGGCCGCGCGCTGGGCGAGGTGACCAAGTTCCTGGTCTACAACGCCCGCAAGCGGCAGGTGGGCGGCGACCGTGCCGAGACTTACTTTGCCCGCACCGAATGCGTGGCAGGCGTGCAGGACATGCGTTTCCAGGAGTTGATGCCGGATGTGTTCCATTGGCTGGGCATCCGCCGCATCGACCGCTGGGCGTCGATGAGCAACATGAAGCATGGCGCGCTGGTGGCGCAGGGCATCGAGGTGGTCGAGCAGGTGGCCATCCCCGAGGCCCTGATCCCCGCCGATGCCCGTGTCGAGATCGATGCCAAGGTGGCCGCCGGCTACTTTACGCACTACACGCCGCCGGATGCGAACGAACTGGCCCTGGCAAAGGGCAGGGGGTTGAACGAATGA
- a CDS encoding acyltransferase family protein: MSPRPSRLPCIDALKAVSSQLIVLHHLAFYGPMSDTAYRLAPGLVDWLYDYARIAVQVFLVISGFLAARSLAPHGRLEIRQHPLLVLWRRYQKLVVPFAAALLLSIAGAALARHWMVHDSIPAPPGLLQFLAHVTLLHNVLDVDALSAGVWYVAIDLQLFALLLGALWAARAVAGGKAPAGAGASIGIVALVAVASLFWFNRDAAWDIWAVYFFGAYGMGALAYWASNPGRPVLPLLLIGAVALAALAVDFRLRIAVALATALLLAVARRGGWLERWPRARVVGFFGRISYSVFLVHFPVCLLVNALVSNLAPGQPVLNALGMVAAWGLSNVAGVLFYRYIESAQPLAALRALLGNGRDPAGRQSV; this comes from the coding sequence ATGAGCCCTCGTCCGTCGCGCCTGCCTTGCATCGACGCCCTGAAAGCGGTCAGCTCCCAGTTGATCGTGCTCCATCACCTGGCCTTCTATGGCCCGATGTCCGATACCGCGTATCGGCTGGCCCCGGGGCTGGTGGACTGGCTGTACGACTACGCCCGCATCGCTGTGCAGGTCTTCCTAGTGATCAGCGGCTTTCTCGCCGCGCGCAGCCTGGCGCCGCATGGCCGGCTGGAGATCCGCCAGCATCCGCTGCTGGTGCTGTGGCGGCGCTACCAGAAGCTGGTGGTGCCCTTTGCCGCGGCGCTGCTGCTCAGCATTGCCGGTGCCGCCCTGGCGCGCCATTGGATGGTGCACGACTCGATCCCCGCGCCGCCCGGCCTGCTGCAGTTCCTGGCGCACGTGACGCTGCTGCATAACGTGCTCGATGTCGATGCGCTCTCGGCCGGGGTCTGGTACGTGGCTATCGACCTGCAGCTGTTTGCGCTGCTGCTGGGCGCGCTGTGGGCCGCGCGCGCCGTGGCGGGCGGGAAAGCGCCGGCGGGTGCCGGGGCCAGCATCGGCATCGTGGCGCTGGTGGCGGTGGCGTCGCTGTTCTGGTTCAACCGCGATGCCGCGTGGGATATCTGGGCCGTGTACTTCTTCGGCGCCTATGGCATGGGGGCGCTGGCCTACTGGGCGTCCAACCCCGGCCGCCCGGTGTTGCCGCTGCTGCTTATCGGCGCGGTCGCGCTGGCGGCGCTGGCGGTGGATTTCCGGCTGCGCATCGCGGTGGCGCTTGCCACTGCGCTGCTGCTGGCGGTGGCGCGCCGCGGCGGCTGGCTGGAGCGCTGGCCGCGGGCGCGCGTGGTCGGCTTCTTCGGGCGCATTTCCTATTCGGTGTTCCTGGTTCACTTTCCGGTTTGCCTGCTGGTCAACGCGCTGGTGTCGAACCTGGCGCCGGGCCAGCCGGTGCTGAACGCGCTCGGCATGGTTGCCGCGTGGGGGCTCAGCAATGTGGCCGGCGTGCTGTTTTATCGCTACATCGAAAGCGCCCAGCCGCTGGCGGCGCTGCGTGCGCTGCTGGGCAACGGCCGCGACCCCGCCGGCCGGCAAAGCGTGTAA
- a CDS encoding GntR family transcriptional regulator, giving the protein MNKSNPAEISRQLIEGITTGRYAVGSLLPTEFELCEQYQASRYTIRAVLQELQQLGLVSRRKNVGTRVESARPRPVFRPSLASVDDLVQFGAEHLRVVQSVEEVAVPADVAAEIGCAPGARWLRISSLRMDGGKDGTPMAWTDVYVDPAYAEIGEMVRESPDTLVSTLIESRYDRQIAEIYQDVRAVAVSDRRVADALRLDPGAAALKIVRRYMDAAGETFEVSVTVHPADSFSVSMRLQRSAG; this is encoded by the coding sequence ATGAATAAATCCAATCCAGCAGAGATCAGCAGGCAACTTATCGAGGGGATCACCACCGGCCGCTACGCGGTCGGGTCGCTGCTGCCCACCGAATTCGAGCTGTGCGAGCAGTACCAGGCCAGCCGCTACACCATCCGTGCGGTGCTGCAGGAGTTGCAGCAGCTGGGACTGGTGTCGCGGCGCAAGAATGTGGGCACGCGGGTGGAATCGGCCAGGCCGCGGCCGGTGTTCCGGCCGTCGCTGGCGTCGGTGGATGACCTGGTGCAGTTCGGCGCGGAGCACCTGCGCGTGGTGCAGTCGGTCGAGGAGGTTGCCGTGCCGGCCGACGTCGCGGCGGAAATCGGCTGCGCGCCCGGTGCGCGTTGGCTGCGCATCTCTAGCCTGCGCATGGATGGCGGCAAGGACGGCACGCCGATGGCGTGGACCGATGTCTACGTGGATCCTGCCTATGCGGAGATCGGCGAGATGGTGCGGGAGTCGCCCGACACGCTGGTCAGCACGCTGATCGAGTCACGCTATGACCGGCAGATTGCAGAGATCTACCAGGATGTGCGCGCGGTTGCGGTCAGCGACCGGCGCGTTGCTGACGCGCTCAGGCTGGACCCTGGCGCCGCGGCGCTGAAGATCGTGCGGCGCTATATGGATGCGGCCGGCGAGACGTTCGAAGTCTCGGTGACGGTGCATCCCGCGGACAGCTTTTCGGTATCGATGCGCTTGCAGCGCTCGGCCGGCTAA
- a CDS encoding class-II fumarase/aspartase family protein: protein MTLFSAPTASTVVDSILFRDAFGTAKMRQIFSDVALIQRYIDVEVGLARAEARVGVIPAEAAEVIARESRLERIDFDHMREETDIVGYPILPLVHQLVAMCGEAGRYVHWGATTQDIMDTAVALQVRDALDSIDADIRELRGILADLAVKHRDTPMAGRTHLQQALPVTFGYKVAIWLAMFDRHQQRLAELRPRVAVVEFAGAAGTLASLGGQGDNKGFAVQEALAEELGLGVPATTWHVARDGFAEAVNLLALITGSLGKIALDIMIMASTEFAEVYEPFVKGRGASSTMPQKRNPISSELMLAASKAVRQHAGLMVDAMVQDFERATGPWHAEWIAIPESFILSAGALHQARFALGGLIVDEARMKHNLGISKGLIVAEAVMMGMAPHIGRQQAHDVVYDACRTVNEHGGTLADALAALPEVTQHFDRATIDRMTDPANYLGLAPQMVDRAIALSKQSAA from the coding sequence ATGACCCTGTTCTCTGCCCCCACCGCCAGCACCGTCGTTGATTCCATCCTGTTCCGCGATGCCTTTGGCACCGCCAAGATGCGCCAGATCTTCTCCGATGTGGCGCTGATCCAGCGCTATATCGACGTCGAGGTCGGGCTCGCCAGGGCCGAGGCCAGGGTCGGCGTGATCCCGGCGGAAGCAGCCGAGGTCATCGCCCGCGAATCGCGCCTGGAGCGCATCGACTTCGACCACATGCGCGAGGAGACCGACATTGTCGGCTATCCGATCCTGCCGCTGGTGCACCAGCTGGTAGCGATGTGCGGCGAGGCCGGGCGCTACGTGCACTGGGGCGCCACCACGCAAGACATCATGGACACCGCGGTCGCGCTGCAGGTGCGCGACGCGCTCGACAGCATCGACGCCGATATCCGCGAACTGCGCGGCATCCTGGCCGACCTGGCGGTGAAGCACCGCGACACCCCGATGGCGGGCCGAACCCACCTGCAGCAGGCGCTACCGGTGACCTTCGGCTACAAGGTGGCGATCTGGCTGGCCATGTTCGACCGCCACCAGCAGCGCCTGGCAGAACTGCGCCCCCGCGTGGCCGTGGTCGAATTCGCCGGCGCCGCGGGCACGCTGGCGTCGCTGGGCGGACAAGGCGACAACAAAGGCTTCGCCGTGCAGGAAGCCCTGGCTGAAGAACTGGGCCTGGGCGTTCCCGCAACCACCTGGCACGTGGCGCGCGACGGCTTTGCCGAGGCAGTGAACCTGCTCGCACTGATCACCGGCTCGCTCGGCAAGATCGCGCTCGACATCATGATCATGGCGTCGACCGAGTTCGCCGAGGTTTACGAGCCCTTCGTCAAGGGCCGTGGCGCCAGCAGCACCATGCCGCAGAAGCGCAACCCGATCTCCAGCGAGCTGATGCTGGCGGCCTCCAAGGCGGTGCGCCAGCACGCCGGCCTGATGGTCGACGCGATGGTGCAGGACTTCGAACGCGCCACCGGCCCCTGGCATGCGGAATGGATCGCCATCCCCGAGAGCTTCATCCTGAGCGCCGGCGCGCTGCACCAGGCCAGGTTCGCGCTGGGCGGCCTGATCGTCGATGAAGCCCGCATGAAGCACAACCTGGGCATCTCCAAGGGCCTGATCGTGGCCGAGGCCGTGATGATGGGCATGGCCCCCCATATCGGCCGCCAGCAGGCGCACGACGTAGTCTACGACGCCTGCCGCACCGTCAACGAACACGGCGGAACGCTGGCCGACGCGCTCGCCGCGCTGCCCGAGGTCACCCAACACTTCGACCGCGCCACCATCGACCGCATGACCGATCCGGCCAACTACCTGGGCCTCGCGCCGCAGATGGTCGACCGCGCCATTGCCCTTTCCAAGCAATCCGCAGCCTGA
- a CDS encoding tripartite tricarboxylate transporter substrate binding protein BugD, translating into MNPISKLAACAALAIATAAAATPALAQAWPTKPITWIVPFAAGGPTDALARTIAERVSREVGQSIIIENSPGAGGTVGAAKAARAPADGYTMLVGHMGYMGAAPALYKKLPYDPVKDFAPVFRFPDTPMVLMVRKDHPAKDVRALVEYGKKNPGKLNISNAGMGSTSHLVATLFAASAGMQVSLVPYKGAGPALIDVIGGQVDGMFDQTNTALPQITESKVRPLAVTSATRVAQLKDVPTLAESGLPGFEASTWYGIYAPRGTPQAVVDKMQQAYLKVMSDKAFTGKMTAQAIQMLPPEQYTAAALGKHTQSEITRWKTVAAKANISLD; encoded by the coding sequence ATGAACCCCATCAGCAAGCTGGCCGCGTGCGCGGCACTGGCCATCGCCACGGCGGCGGCCGCTACCCCGGCGTTGGCCCAGGCCTGGCCGACCAAGCCGATCACCTGGATCGTCCCGTTCGCAGCGGGCGGACCGACCGACGCGCTGGCGCGCACCATTGCCGAGCGCGTCTCGCGCGAGGTCGGCCAGTCGATCATCATCGAAAACTCGCCGGGCGCCGGCGGCACTGTCGGCGCGGCCAAGGCGGCGCGCGCGCCGGCTGACGGCTACACCATGCTGGTGGGGCACATGGGCTACATGGGCGCGGCCCCCGCGCTGTACAAGAAGCTGCCCTACGACCCGGTCAAGGATTTTGCGCCGGTGTTCCGCTTCCCGGATACGCCGATGGTGCTGATGGTGCGCAAGGACCATCCCGCCAAGGACGTGCGCGCGCTGGTCGAGTACGGCAAGAAGAACCCGGGCAAGCTCAATATCAGCAACGCCGGCATGGGCTCCACCTCGCACCTGGTGGCGACGCTGTTCGCCGCGTCGGCGGGTATGCAGGTGTCGCTGGTGCCGTACAAGGGCGCCGGCCCCGCGCTGATCGACGTGATCGGCGGGCAGGTGGATGGCATGTTCGACCAGACCAATACCGCGCTGCCGCAGATCACCGAGTCCAAGGTGCGGCCACTGGCGGTGACCTCGGCCACCCGCGTGGCGCAGCTCAAGGATGTGCCGACGCTGGCGGAGTCGGGGCTGCCCGGCTTTGAAGCCAGCACGTGGTACGGCATCTACGCGCCCAGGGGCACGCCGCAGGCCGTGGTCGACAAGATGCAGCAGGCCTACCTGAAGGTGATGAGCGACAAGGCCTTCACCGGCAAGATGACCGCACAGGCAATCCAGATGCTGCCGCCTGAGCAATACACCGCCGCGGCGCTGGGCAAGCACACCCAGTCCGAGATCACCCGCTGGAAGACCGTGGCGGCCAAGGCCAACATCTCGCTGGACTGA
- a CDS encoding class II fumarate hydratase — protein MSGLRIEHDAFGPVDIPADRYWGAQTQRALAIFEVGEERFPACLVHAFGAHKMAAAQANLRCGVLDAAIAEAIIASAAELRSGQFDSHFPLTIWQTGSGTQTNMNANEVIANRANERLGQSLGTRAPVHPNDHVNASQSSNDSFPTVMHMTAALELEDRLLPALALLRDTLLERAHAFADVLKIARTHLMDAVPMTMGQAFEGFTAQVDHAIERVRDALPRMLLLPQGGTAAGTGLNAPAGFAQAFCAEASQLTGLAFRPNPCKVEGMAAHDALVELSGVLNVIAVSFTKIANDLRWLGSGPRCGLGELLIPEDGLTSSIMPGKRNPTIAEVMVQAAMQVAGNHVTVTMAGASGSFELNVAKPVLIYNVLQSVRVLADSARVFAQRLVQGLVPNQDQLARNLDSPLLAVTALNPVLGYDRAAQITTLAVAKGISPREAAIALGFLSGEEFDRLVNPMRLAKGNP, from the coding sequence ATGTCCGGATTGCGCATAGAACACGACGCCTTCGGGCCGGTCGACATCCCCGCCGACCGCTACTGGGGCGCCCAGACGCAGCGGGCGCTGGCGATCTTCGAGGTCGGAGAAGAACGCTTCCCCGCCTGCCTGGTCCACGCCTTCGGCGCGCACAAGATGGCGGCGGCCCAGGCCAACCTGCGCTGCGGCGTGCTGGATGCCGCCATCGCCGAGGCCATCATCGCCTCCGCGGCCGAGTTGCGCAGCGGCCAGTTCGACAGCCATTTTCCGCTGACCATCTGGCAGACCGGCTCGGGCACGCAGACCAATATGAACGCCAACGAGGTCATCGCCAACCGCGCCAACGAGCGGCTAGGCCAGTCCCTGGGCACGCGCGCGCCGGTGCACCCGAACGACCACGTCAACGCGTCGCAGTCTTCCAACGACAGTTTCCCGACCGTCATGCACATGACCGCCGCGCTGGAACTGGAAGACCGCCTGCTGCCCGCGCTGGCGCTGCTGCGCGACACCCTGCTCGAGCGCGCCCACGCCTTTGCGGATGTGCTCAAGATCGCGCGCACGCACCTGATGGATGCCGTACCCATGACCATGGGCCAGGCTTTCGAAGGCTTCACCGCGCAGGTCGATCACGCCATCGAGCGCGTGCGCGACGCCCTGCCCCGCATGCTGTTGCTGCCGCAGGGCGGCACTGCGGCCGGCACCGGCCTGAACGCGCCGGCGGGCTTCGCCCAGGCGTTTTGTGCGGAAGCCAGCCAGCTGACGGGCCTCGCCTTCCGCCCCAACCCGTGCAAAGTCGAGGGCATGGCCGCGCACGATGCACTGGTCGAACTGTCCGGCGTGCTCAACGTGATCGCCGTCTCCTTCACCAAGATCGCCAACGACCTGCGCTGGCTCGGCTCGGGCCCGCGCTGCGGGCTCGGCGAGCTGCTGATTCCGGAGGACGGCCTGACCTCGTCGATCATGCCCGGCAAGCGCAACCCGACCATCGCCGAGGTGATGGTGCAGGCCGCCATGCAGGTAGCCGGGAATCATGTCACGGTGACCATGGCTGGCGCCTCCGGCAGCTTTGAACTGAACGTGGCCAAGCCGGTGCTGATCTACAACGTGCTGCAGTCGGTGCGCGTGCTGGCCGACAGTGCGCGGGTGTTCGCGCAACGGCTGGTGCAGGGGCTGGTCCCCAACCAAGATCAGCTGGCACGCAACCTGGACAGTCCGCTGCTTGCGGTGACCGCGCTCAACCCGGTGCTGGGCTACGACCGTGCAGCGCAGATCACGACGCTTGCCGTTGCGAAGGGAATTTCGCCGCGGGAAGCCGCGATTGCGCTAGGATTTCTGAGCGGTGAGGAATTTGACCGGCTGGTGAACCCGATGCGTCTGGCGAAGGGGAACCCATAG
- a CDS encoding FAD-binding oxidoreductase, with translation MEASLSEPVATALNAHFRGQLIQPGDAAYDQARAVYNGMIDKRPAIIARCVDVADVIAAVNAARDSGMLLAVRGGAHNGAGLGTCDGGLVIDLSPMKGVFVDAGRRTLRVGGGCTWGDVDHAASAYGLATPSGFISTTGVGGLTLGGGIGYLSRAYGLTIDNLLSAEVVLADGRVVTASDDENADLFWALRGGGGNFGVVTSFEFKAHPVATVYGGPMLWPMEQARELMTWWRDFILSAPQDINGWFGFVTVPPAAPFPEEVHLRKMCAVVWCYTGPLDQAETHFRPIREAMPPAVDFAGPIPWPVLQSLFDGLYPAGLQWYWKADFVSDLSDKAIDLHIKYAQQLPSMHSTMHLYPINGAAHRASCDDTAFSYRDASFASVIVGVDPDPANNDRIVQWAKDYWLALHPHSAGGGYINMMMDEGNDNVKASYRDNYARLAEIKRKYDPANLFRVNQNIRPA, from the coding sequence ATGGAAGCTTCGTTGAGCGAACCCGTTGCAACCGCGCTCAATGCGCATTTTCGGGGACAACTGATTCAGCCGGGCGACGCGGCTTACGACCAGGCGCGTGCCGTGTACAACGGAATGATCGACAAGCGTCCTGCGATCATCGCGCGCTGCGTTGATGTTGCGGACGTCATCGCGGCGGTGAACGCCGCGCGCGACAGCGGGATGCTGCTGGCGGTGCGTGGCGGCGCGCACAATGGCGCCGGGCTCGGCACATGCGATGGTGGACTGGTGATCGACCTGTCGCCCATGAAGGGCGTGTTTGTCGATGCCGGACGCAGGACGCTGCGGGTTGGCGGTGGCTGCACCTGGGGCGATGTGGATCACGCCGCCAGTGCCTACGGGCTGGCGACGCCGAGTGGCTTCATCTCGACCACTGGCGTGGGCGGACTGACGCTCGGCGGCGGCATCGGCTACCTCAGCCGCGCCTATGGCCTGACGATCGACAACCTGCTCAGCGCCGAGGTCGTGCTGGCCGACGGGCGAGTCGTCACCGCAAGCGACGACGAAAATGCCGACCTGTTCTGGGCGTTGCGCGGCGGCGGTGGCAACTTCGGCGTGGTGACGTCGTTCGAGTTCAAGGCTCATCCCGTAGCCACGGTCTATGGCGGCCCGATGCTGTGGCCGATGGAGCAGGCACGCGAGCTGATGACATGGTGGCGCGACTTCATCCTGAGCGCGCCGCAGGACATCAATGGCTGGTTCGGTTTCGTCACGGTGCCGCCCGCAGCGCCCTTCCCGGAGGAAGTCCACCTGCGGAAGATGTGCGCCGTAGTGTGGTGCTACACCGGACCGCTCGACCAGGCCGAAACGCATTTCCGTCCGATTCGCGAGGCCATGCCGCCGGCGGTGGACTTTGCCGGGCCAATCCCCTGGCCTGTCCTGCAGAGCCTGTTCGACGGACTGTATCCGGCGGGCTTGCAGTGGTACTGGAAAGCCGACTTCGTCAGCGACCTGAGCGACAAGGCCATCGATCTGCACATCAAGTACGCGCAGCAGTTGCCGTCGATGCACTCGACCATGCACCTGTATCCGATCAATGGTGCAGCGCATCGCGCCAGTTGCGACGACACGGCCTTCAGCTACCGCGATGCCAGTTTTGCCAGCGTGATTGTCGGCGTGGATCCCGACCCGGCCAACAACGATCGCATCGTGCAGTGGGCAAAGGACTACTGGCTGGCCCTGCATCCGCACTCTGCTGGCGGCGGCTACATCAACATGATGATGGACGAGGGCAATGACAACGTGAAGGCGTCCTATCGCGACAACTATGCGCGACTGGCCGAGATCAAGCGCAAATACGACCCGGCCAACCTGTTCCGCGTGAATCAGAACATCAGGCCCGCCTGA